The following proteins are co-located in the Castanea sativa cultivar Marrone di Chiusa Pesio chromosome 8, ASM4071231v1 genome:
- the LOC142608006 gene encoding lipid phosphate phosphatase 2-like gives MPVNLGGAAHTVRSHGVAVAKIHMHDWLILLLLVVIEVVLNIIEPFHHFVGEEMMTDLKYPLKDNTIPFWAVPIIAILLPFVIFLIYYFIKKDVYDLHHAILGLLFSVLLTGVITDAIKDAVGRPRPDFFWRCFPDGKPAFHPTIAGNATAIISGDVMCSGIKSVIKEGYKSFPSGHTSWSFAGLGFLAWYLSGKVRVFDRRGHVAKLCIVFLPLLVAALVGVSRVDDYWHHWQDVFAGGLIGTTIASFCYLQFFPPPYDIDGWGPHAYFQMLAESGNGNQSSATNVNRANVHQSELQSIYIQPQHG, from the exons ATGCCAGTCAACCTGGGTGGTGCTGCACACACTGTAAGATCCCATGGAGTTGCCGTGGCAAAAATACATATGCATGATTGGCTGATTTTGTTGCTTCTTGTGGTGATTGAGGTCGTTTTGAACATTATAGAGCCATTCCACCACTTTGTGGGAGAGGAAATGATGACAGACCTCAAATACCCATTGAAAGACAATACCATTCCCTTTTGGGCTGTTCCA ATTATTGCAATATTGTTGCCTTTTGTTATCTTTCTTATTTACTACTTCATCAAAAAGGATGTTTATGATTTGCACCATGCCATATTGG GCCTTCTGTTTTCTGTACTTCTTACTGGAGTTATAACTGATGCAATCAAAGATGCTGTTGGTCGTCCACGTCCAGATTTCTTTTGGCGTTGTTTCCCTGATGGCAAACCG GCGTTTCATCCTACTATCGCAGGCAATGCGACAGCCATTATCTCAGGGGACGTTATGTGTAGTGGAATAAAGAGTGTCATTAAGGAAGGATACAAAAGTTTCCCAAGTGGGCATACATCTT GGTCCTTTGCAGGTCTTGGCTTTCTTGCTTGGTATTTGTCTGGAAAAGTCAGGGTATTTGATCGTAGGGGCCATGTTGCAAAACTCTGTATCGTTTTCCTGCCACTACTAGTTGCTGCTCTGGTTGGAGTTTCTCGAGTTGATGATTATTGGCATCACTGGCAAGATGTTTTTGCTGGAGGACTTATAG GGACTACTATTGCGTCATTTTGTTACTTGCAATTCTTTCCGCCTCCATATGATATAGATG GTTGGGGTCCTCACGCATATTTTCAGATGCTGGCAGAATCCGGAAATGGCAATCAATCCTCAGCCACCAACGTAAATCGTGCAAATGTGCACCAATCAGAACTTCAAAGTATATATATCCAACCTCAACATGGTTAA